The following are encoded in a window of Thunnus albacares chromosome 17, fThuAlb1.1, whole genome shotgun sequence genomic DNA:
- the tcf20 gene encoding transcription factor 20 isoform X2, whose protein sequence is MQNFSNSPAPPSLPPGFSGRGGGGPPYPPQPADPQISPRMTDDYVGMQQQSLHRAHHHPSQASHMLAYSARNRGAVEPPPTQGTIHSGSSNNPYRKDAMDYYFSMGGKDRHRRGGMAYGAGFGYPNIDGHLPHQYRHAGSGSAPSSGLMSPYPVDYASSAGSGGGAGAFSPSHQYNMSQNPAMQAVPGSQMQHRQHGQTFPAVHHGQQHRSYPHSGHRMTPQYPHYSPQGGASTGSSGMYSPPLQRYLDGAASTGFDPKVNSSPSVNSSSNSVSGSVAANNVGPMENVQQSYHASTYPGYSPQTLSLHKQATLQHRNSQHNLGVGFDNSLKMQHQGPSPSSIYAKHHQASNPSIPQAASQEIAKSPMHPTAQQTQINQNFSPISNPSPAASAVHSPSCSSSPSPLMGVSEAHGNPSGHGPSHPPTSNPRSSHGHGRLLQTMPQLSPTPNSNSSISSCGSSGSHKAHSMSAVGGSSLPSTGRNKMGPGTGIGSREEGSSVYSSSPLDKMQDAGLNSLNALSSQVANLPNTVQHMLLTDTVLSHRKGKDGGQMQQPSHGVPPSQPRSRNASAASSTSTVKDGSAAGTGDGASLDAGADEDSSLVSVGGSSGTKVEREDQFSEGEQGRVRQMSGASSGSEPAGYHLPSHSQTQPQTGQASNVKTVTCDSPLKEPAVSETKGNEAHVPSSSSSPSFGCQSSETGPNSHSTPPVSSSPSSTSSSIPPPQPNCVSEPGLTYNDQRGGHRKTAEIKNEVIKNESDGAAEKIEKGSNQMQRDGEADTQNGQDKENRLHTAPRLHSNEREEKHTSEEQQSASSVGVIVSARSEGSHTEKSKQPQDNCVEEKQPQSYLRESSSHNGEEGVDLSLYSSHHQSHQKSNFGRPQNPPQSGPHKYGYLESTYGSDLSMKNRGRAGPAGVMESNSRYLGYQQSQTGYGPVHPKDVGSVAEALVKRGQAAAAKGHEDNSQMQQFPSLLQEVLQGYNLDRRYGRPEQAFPAHLQVQQQFQTRHPYGMAESMRMQSGATEASAHSAQMGSSGKPPHPNQRHGGEPDFATDSPSSVKSEVTNTKILQNAEKSEGGVSQSHLPQATESQQPPPKHINLADYSLPQRKALSNVSTPSSAVQELLLQEPEPLTGSIGQTESQKSSGSILAPSERRSVICDVSPNRRSTPERDRETDREREREKSQSGASVIQQPFSSPAAANDLSKKDTVEKQVVKMETASKEAGPDAANLQTDHHGSGGANEPDMEYHSKSVHSSVVMNADPFRPLPPHPMSTNPLSSPSRHQSYLHGVDLSTGNASSFPGYRFGDTREGNIMPRGNPHFPPHHPYHSLSPQTQPTNKLQMYPHPRGHPHHPHDMNDWVKAMNRPAKEMMMQPGSSPGRHKVSQSEQRQRMISQTDIPSEQHATKTSLHHRYFDMKMWDSTHPGREGARMIEGDSFYRTQPPPAPAPAPAPAPAPVASHGPVPPQKTHGPSAAEPYVSRGAAEEAKHPCPPPPPSSTKLPADMNSTQPQVQRQNKAGGSGDTNPLILRRRVRSFISPIPAKRQLQDASQQRAATNSHHSPGAQSESGHHNEDDSSSSDIPCPRLSSPLPGDNTYSQPLSPSGGNTKVLPPRKGRGLKLEAIVQKITPNIKKPAGHADDESNHYPVFSHSEIPPFNDSQDQDLAHFPRVAGGDDSYMDESHSLNDMIPFRGVDETGPLPPSAYPCDPHQTSQALKQQDFDFGLGAAVASASGDKEDFTLLGPLPPPPPLPRPVQGSPPPSSSALSDIQHFTNTYQQLETRRGEQSAANLLRQKLQESGMGFDDYPGSDYYGGTPPHQGHMLNRQHQMSSGRSSLSPQDSKPPESIVPKGYFPSGKKKGRPVGSVNKQKRAQNQAQTPVQAQSPAQAQNTTVSAPPAPPTPTVAAPTAPQTVQTISSTEDSAAPALPDNESTPPLAPPILTQVVKVDVESEDTQPEIEVKPVRRRRKGVKDEDEPLEGRGRQRRRRRGAAAAAAAVTQSVAKDDPDTPLGAGGSLGTNRALLDPNRKGPFVPHIHVEKKIPEIGAVCTIVNAEEDKMKGERSAVSGKASGSGIESILSSALSFQLSRRDREAENRETDEVETTLQSGKALPSSGYVVSGPVITETNHSGRLLCCLCQKWANYKHLGDLYGPYYPAEYAAKLPKNPPQVRQCQATTGTNKTGPNSDISSNALSTIQETQTQDAQFTMPSTETDYAISLDSNPVSLTTTVRTSSPPGKEEMIMPVAGMLTSTASSSSSSSSSTTTSKTTSLTWDMNLDIRPIPELKREPDLEIDQQQMQKQPQQPSDEAQQRPQHRKLTSHPRFKRRHKSSEESPRMVPSNSKASLPFQPPPPALDSLGPLAQLAQLPQMPLDPEELWVHEGCIVWTSGVYLVNGRLYGLQEALDGARETCCSFCEMVGSTLGCYSKGCTLRYHYMCAIEADCSLNEDNFSLRCPKHKFTQSIRPAKSVYLEQSERG, encoded by the exons atgcagaatttTTCTAACAGTCCGgctcccccctctctcccccctgGGTTCagtgggaggggaggaggaggacctCCGTATCCCCCTCAGCCAGCAGACCCTCAAATCTCCCCAAGGATGACAGATGATTACGTAGGGATGCAACAGCAGAGCCTGCACAGAGCCCATCACCACCCCAGTCAAGCCAGCCACATGCTTGCTTACAGTGCTCGAAACAGAGGAGCTGTGGAGCCACCGCCAACACAGGGTACCATTCACAGTGGCAGCAGTAACAACCCTTACAGGAAAGATGCCATGGATTACTATTTTTCAATGGGTGGGAAAGACAGGCACAGAAGGGGGGGTATGGCTTATGGGGCAGGCTTTGGGTACCCTAATATCGATGGACATTTACCTCACCAGTACAGGCATGCTGGATCTGGCTCTGCACCATCATCTGGCCTGATGTCACCATATCCAGTAGACTATGCTTCCAGTGCTGGTTCAGGTGGAGGTGCTGGAGCGTTCTCTCCTTCTCATCAGTACAATATGAGTCAGAACCCTGCAATGCAGGCAGTGCCAGGTTCTCAAATGCAGCACCGCCAGCATGGACAAACCTTCCCAGCTGTCCACCATGGACAGCAGCATAGGAGCTATCCACACTCTGGGCACAGAATGACCCCTCAGTACCCGCATTACTCCCCACAGGGTGGAGCATCCACAGGGTCATCAGGAATGTACAGCCCCCCTCTGCAGAGATATCTCGATGGGGCTGCTAGCACTGGGTTTGATCCCAAAGTCAACAGTTCTCCCAGTGTCAACTCCAGTTCAAACTCAGTCTCTGGTTCAGTTGCTGCTAATAATGTGGGGCCAATGGAGAATGTTCAACAGAGTTACCATGCTTCAACTTATCCTGGATATTCCCCACAGACACTTTCACTTCACAAGCAAGCCACACTACAGCACCGCAACTCACAGCACAATTTAGGGGTGGGTTTTGACAACTCTCTCAAGATGCAGCACCAGGGCCCGTCTCCAAGCTCTATATATGCTAAACATCATCAAGCCTCCAATCCCAGTATACCTCAAGCAGCATCCCAAGAAATAGCCAAATCCCCGATGCATCCCACTGCTCAACAAACCCAAATTAACCAAAACTTTAGCCCGATATCCAACCCCTCTCCAGCTGCCTCCGCAGTACATTCTCCCAGCTGTAGCTCCTCTCCTTCCCCTTTGATGGGTGTCTCAGAGGCACATGGAAACCCCTCAGGTCATGGTCCTTCACATCCTCCTACATCAAACCCCCGTAGCAGCCACGGTCATGGTAGATTACTGCAGACCATGCCTCAGTTAAGTCCCACACCCAACTCAAATAGCAGCATCAGTAGTTGTGGTAGCAGTGGCAGTCATAAAGCTCATAGCATGAGTGCAGTTGGAGGAAGTAGTCTTCCTTCAACAGGCCGCAACAAAATGGGTCCAGGTACAGGAATTGGATCCCGCGAGGAAGGTTCCTCTGTTTATTCATCTTCTCCACTCGACAAAATGCAGGATGCCGGCCTGAATAGTCTTAATGCCTTGAGCTCACAAGTAGCCAATTTACCAAACACAGTTCAGCACATGCTCCTCACTGACACAGTGCTTTCACATAGGAAGGGGAAAGATGGCGGGCAGATGCAACAGCCATCACATGGCGTGCCCCCATCGCAACCAAGGAGTAGAAATGCAAGTGCGGCTTCAAGTACTAGCACAGTCAAAGATGGAAGTGCAGCGGGGACTGGTGATGGTGCCAGTTTAGATGCTGGTGCCGATGAAGACTCCTCATTGGTGTCAGTTGGAGGCTCATCGGGGACCAAGGTGGAGCGAGAGGATCAGTTTTCCGAGGGGGAACAAGGAAGAGTGAGGCAGATGAGTGGTGCAAGCAGTGGATCTGAACCAGCTGGCTATCATCTTCCTTCTCACAGTCAAACCCAACCACAGACTGGACAAGCATCAAATGTTAAAACAGTCACATGTGATTCTCCGTTAAAAGAACCAGCTGTTtctgaaacaaaaggaaatgaaGCTCACGTtccctcttcatcctcatctccATCTTTTGGATGTCAATCGTCAGAGACTGGCCCAAATTCACATTCAACACCTCCAGTTTCCTCATCCCCCTCATCCACCTCCTCCAGTATTCCTCCACCCCAGCCAAATTGTGTCTCAGAGCCTGGTTTAACATATAATGACCAGAGAGGTGGCCATAGAAAGAcagcagaaattaaaaatgaagtCATCAAAAATGAAAGTGACGGTGCGGCTGAAAAAATAGAGAAAGGCAGTAACCAAATGCAACGAGATGGAGAAGCTGATACACAGAATGGTCAGGACAAAGAAAATAGGTTGCACACTGCACCCAGATTACACAGTAATGAGAGGGAAGAAAAGCACACATCTGAGGAACAGCAAAGTGCTAGTAGCGTTGGTGTGATTGTTTCAGCTCGGTCTGAGGGAAGTCACACTGAAAAAAGCAAACAACCCCAAGACAACTGTGTAGAGGAGAAACAGCCACAGTCTTATTTAAGAGAGTCAAGCAGTCATAATGGGGAGGAAGGTGTTGATCTGAGTCTATATTCCTCCCATCACCAATCCCATCAGAAATCAAATTTTGGACGGCCTCAGAATCCTCCCCAGTCTGGACCACATAAATATGGCTACCTAGAATCAACATATGGCTCAGATTTGTCAATGAAGAACAGAGGGAGGGCTGGCCCAGCGGGAGTAATGGAATCAAATTCCAGATACTTAGGGTACCAACAATCACAAACTGGTTATGGCCCTGTGCATCCAAAAGATGTGGGATCTGTAGCAGAGGCATTGGTGAAGAGAGggcaagcagcagcagctaaaggTCATGAGGATAATTCTCAAATGCAGCAGTTTCCAAGTCTTTTACAGGAGGTTCTTCAAGGTTACAATTTAGACAGACGTTATGGCAGGCCAGAACAGGCATTTCCTGCACATCTGCAAGTTCAACAACAGTTTCAAACCAGACACCCGTATGGCATGGCTGAAAGTATGAGGATGCAAAGTGGAGCCACTGAGGCATCGGCTCATTCTGCCCAAATGGGTAGCTCTGGAAAGCCCCCACATCCAAACCAGAGGCATGGAGGGGAGCCTGATTTTGCAACAGATTCTCCGTCCTCAGTGAAGTCAGAAGTGACAAATACAAAGATATtacaaaatgctgaaaaatctGAAGGGGGTGTGTCCCAGAGTCATTTACCACAGGCTACAGAGTCTCAGCAACCCCCACCAAAACATATAAACTTAGCTGACTATTCTCTTCCACAGAGAAAAGCATTATCTAATGTGTCCACTCCATCCTCTGCTGTGCAGGAGCTCCTTTTGCAAGAGCCAGAGCCGTTAACAGGCAGCATTGGTCAAACTGAGTCTCAAAAATCATCAGGCTCCATATTAGCCCCATCAGAGCGGCGCTCTGTCATCTGTGATGTGTCGCCAAACCGACGCAGCACACCAGAGAGGGACAGGGAAactgatagagagagagagcgggagaaaAGTCAGAGTGGAGCCTCTGTGATTCAACAGCCATTTTCCTCTCCAGCAGCAGCCAATGATCTGAGTAAAAAGGATACTGTAGAGAAACAAGTGGTGAAAATGGAAACAGCATCAAAAGAGGCTGGCCCAGATGCTGCAAATTTACAAACTGATCATCATGGAAGTGGAGGAGCTAATGAGCCTGATATGGAGTATCATTCCAAGTCTGTTCATTCATCTGTTGTAATGAATGCTGACCCCTTTAGGCCCTTGCCTCCTCATCCTATGAGCACTAATCCTTTATCTTCACCATCAAGGCATCAGTCCTATCTCCATGGTGTTGATTTATCAACTGGCAATGCCAGCAGTTTTCCTGGTTATCGATTTGGAGATACAAGAGAAGGCAATATAATGCCACGCGGTAACCCCCATTTCCCCCCACACCATCCATACCACAGTTTATCCCCCCAGACTCAACCCACAAATAAGCTTCAAATGTATCCTCACCCTCGTGGCCACCCTCATCACCCCCATGACATGAATGACTGGGTAAAAGCAATGAACAGGCCAGCTAAGGAGATGATGATGCAACCTGGTTCTTCCCCAGGAAGACACAAGGTCAGTCAAtcagagcagagacagaggatGATCTCCCAAACTGACATACCCAGCGAGCAACATGCAACCAAAACTTCACTCCATCATCGATACTTTGATATGAAAATGTGGGATTCAACACACCCTGGAAGAGAAGGTGCTAGAATGATAGAGGGAGACTCTTTCTACAGAACACAACcacctcctgctcctgctcccgCTCCcgctcctgctcctgctcctgtaGCTTCACATGGCCCTGTTCCTCCACAAAAGACTCATGGCCCAAGTGCTGCTGAACCTTATGTCTCCAGAGGAGCCGCCGAGGAAGCCAAACATCcctgccctcctcctccacccagCTCCACTAAGCTTCCTGCTGACATGAACTCCACTCAGCCACAGGTGCAGCGTCAAAATAAAGCTGGAGGTTCTGGAGACACAAATCCCCTAATATTGAGAAGGAGAGTTCGTTCTTTTATCTCTCCTATTCCCGCCAAAAGGCAACTTCAGGATGCGTCTCAGCAGAGGGCTGCCACAAACTCACATCATTCCCCTGGGGCTCAGTCTGAGTCAGGCCATCACAATGAAGATGACTCATCCAGTTCAGATATTCCATGTCCCAGGCTGTCTTCCCCTCTGCCCGGAGATAATACCTATTCACAACCTCTATCTCCATCAGGTGGTAATACCAAGGTTTTGCCTCCCAGGAAAGGACGGGGTTTGAAACTAGAGGCAATAGTGCAGAAAATCACACCAAATATTAAAAAGCCAGCAGGCCATGCTGATGACGAGTCAAATCATTACCCAGTCTTCTCTCACTCAGAAATACCACCGTTTAATGATTCACAGGACCAAGACTTAGCACATTTCCCCAGGGTTGCAGGGGGGGATGATAGTTACATGGATGAAAGTCACTCATTAAATGACATGATTCCTTTCAGAGGAGTTGATGAGACTGGGCCTTTACCTCCATCTGCCTACCCATGTGATCCCCATCAGACATCCCAAGCCCTCAAACAACAAGATTTTGACTTTGGATTAGGAGCTGCTGTGGCATCAGCATCCGGTGACAAGGAGGACTTTACTTTGCTCGGACCTttaccccctcctcctcctcttcctcgcccAGTCCAGGGCTCCCCACCTCCATCTTCATCTGCCCTGTCAGACATTCAGCATTTCACTAACACCTACCAGCAGCTCGAGACAAGAAGAGGAGAGCAGTCTGCCGCTAACCTTCTTCGACAGAAACTTCAAGAATCTGGCATGGGATTTGATGATTATCCTGGCAGCGACTACTATGGAGGCACCCCGCCCCATCAAGGACACATGCTGAACAGACAACATCAGATGTCCTCTGGTAGGTCCAGTCTGTCGCCACAAGATTCTAAGCCACCAGAGAGTATTGTACCTAAAGGCTATTTCCCATCTGGCAAGAAGAAGGGCAGGCCAGTAGGGAGTGTGAATAAACAAAAACGGGCCCAGAACCAAGCCCAAACACCAGTGCAGGCCCAGTCTCCAGCCCAGGCTCAGAACACAACTGTGAGCGCACCTCCAGCCCCGCCCACTCCAACTGTAGCTGCACCCACAGCCCCACAGACAGTGCAGACTATCAGCAGCACAGAAGACTCCGCAGCCCCCGCTCTGCCAGACAATGAAAGCACTCCCCCGCTGGCCCCTCCCATTTTAACCCAGGTAGTGAAAGTAGATGTTGAGAGTGAGGACACACAGCCAGAGATTGAAGTGAAACCTGTGCGACGGAGACGCAAAGGTGTGAAAGATGAAGACGAGCCACTAGAAGGAAGAGGACgacagaggagaaggaggaggggagcagcggcggcggcggcagctgTGACACAATCGGTGGCCAAAGATGACCCAGATACACCTTTAGGGGCAGGAGGGAGTCTCGGCACAAATAGAGCACTCCTGGATCCAAATAGAAAGGGCCCGTTTGTTCCACACATacatgtggagaaaaaaataccAGAGATTGGGGCAGTGTGCACCATTGTAAATGCTGAGGAGGACAAGATGAAAGGAGAGCGTAGTGCAGTCAGTGGGAAAGCAAGCGGAAGTGGAATTGAATCTATCCTGTCCTCAGCTCTTTCCTTCCAGTTATctaggagagacagagaagcagagaataGGGAGACAGACGAGGTGGAAACTACACTTCAGTCAGGAAAAGCACTTCCTTCATCTGGCTATGTTGTTTCAGGCCCTGTGATTACAGAGACCAATCACTCTGGTCGCCTGCTTTGCTGCCTTTGTCAGAAATGGGCAAATTACAAACACCTTGGAGATCTCTATGGGCCTTACTATCCAGCTGAATATGCTGCAAAGCTCCCCAAGAACCCGCCCCAGGTCAGACAATGTCAAGCGACCACaggcacaaacaaaacaggaccAAATTCAGACATAAGCTCAAATGCTTTGAGTACTAtccaagaaacacaaacacaagatgcTCAGTTTACCATGCCCTCAACTGAGACTGACTATGCCATCAGCCTAGATTCAAACCCAGTGTCTCTTACCACTACCGTTAGAACTTCCTCTCCACCTGGTAAGGAGGAAATGATAATGCCTGTGGCTGGCATGCTCACCAGcactgcctcctcctcctcctcctcttcctcctccacaacTACCAGTAAAACAACATCACTAACCTGGGACATGAATCTAGATATCCGACCTATCCCTGAGCTTAAGAGAGAGCCGGACCTTGAGATTGACCAGcaacaaatgcaaaaacagcCGCAGCAGCCGTCAGATGAAGCCCAACAACGACCTCAACACAGAAAGCTGACCTCACATCCCCGCTTTAAACGGAGGCACAAATCGAGTGAGGAATCCCCCAGAATGGTACCATCCAATAGTAAGGCGTCCCTGCCCTTCCAGCCCCCACCGCCAGCCTTGGACTCCCTGGGACCCTTGGCACAACTCGCCCAGCTGCCTCAGATGCCCCTAGACCCAGAGGAGCTGTGGGTCCATGAAGGATGTATAGTGTGGACCAGTGGAGTGTACCTTGTCAATGGGAGACTGTACGGCCTGCAAGAGGCACTAGATGGCGCCAGAGAAACA TGCTGCTCATTCTGTGAGATGGTTGGCTCAACCCTTGGCTGCTACAGCAAAGGCTGTACACTTCGCTACCACTACATGTGCGCTATTGAAGCAG ATTGCTCTCTGAATGAAGATAACTTCTCACTTCGGTGTCCGAAGCACAAG TTTACCCAGAGCATCCGGCCAGCCAAGTCAGTGTACCTGGAGCAGtcagagagaggctga